The following proteins are co-located in the Rippkaea orientalis PCC 8801 genome:
- a CDS encoding rhomboid family intramembrane serine protease: protein MRTKRAKITWFLVGLNVLYFLLEILLGGSDNINTIYTLGALVPQVVVQGEVWRLLTANFLHYSWLHLFVNMIGLYFLGRLVELKFGVFRYLIIYFVSGLGAMAAFTYFAITTNDTDYILLGASGAIMGLVGSITALFLQNFWQERSRIATRRLQFILLSIGLQFVFDFFIPEVSFLSHLFGLIIGFFVGLILLILSNL, encoded by the coding sequence TTGAGGACAAAACGCGCTAAAATCACTTGGTTTTTAGTCGGGTTAAATGTCCTCTATTTTTTGTTAGAGATTCTTTTAGGAGGTAGTGATAATATCAATACCATCTATACTCTGGGTGCATTAGTTCCTCAAGTTGTTGTACAAGGAGAAGTATGGCGATTATTGACCGCTAATTTTTTACATTATAGTTGGTTACACCTCTTCGTTAACATGATTGGACTTTATTTTTTAGGTCGCTTGGTTGAGTTAAAATTTGGTGTTTTCCGCTATCTAATAATTTATTTTGTCAGTGGACTAGGAGCGATGGCTGCTTTTACTTATTTTGCCATTACAACAAATGATACTGATTATATTTTATTGGGAGCTTCCGGTGCTATTATGGGATTAGTTGGTAGCATTACAGCTTTGTTTCTACAGAATTTTTGGCAAGAAAGATCCCGAATTGCGACACGACGATTACAATTTATTTTATTGTCTATTGGATTACAATTTGTTTTTGATTTTTTTATTCCCGAAGTAAGTTTTTTGAGTCATTTATTTGGCTTAATCATTGGTTTTTTTGTTGGTTTAATATTGCTAATCTTAAGTAATTTATAG